A single genomic interval of Drosophila virilis strain 15010-1051.87 chromosome 2, Dvir_AGI_RSII-ME, whole genome shotgun sequence harbors:
- the Cyp6d5 gene encoding probable cytochrome P450 6d5 — MIVIVYLLGAVALLYIYLKWTFSFWQRKGFPSTVGTIPFGALDSVRRNKRSFGLAIYDMYLSTTKPFLGIYLTLRPALLVRDAQLVHDMMVKDFASFHDRGVYVDEKHDPLSANLFSMEGKSWKTMRTKLTPSFTSGKLKGMFGTAEDVADKMLAHLNAKIQQSGTVEIDVKNLMSCFVIDIIASTIFGLDVDSFSQPDNDLRRISKAVTQNTAKNILRGTTSFLYPGVEKIFNRLGWKLDGVEDMRQLVHHTISMREKSKVERRDLMQLLLQLRNTGEVSKDDSIWSAKATVDTFKALSKDNVAAQLFLFFVAGYETTASTAAFTLYELAQNPDVLAKLLDDINQSLAKHNGVLNYDAIQDMKYLELCIMETTRKYPALPILNRMCNQDYPLPNSNLVLKKGTEIIISLLGMHRDGEYFPDPLSYQPERFTEEHKNYNPIAYMPFGVGPRQCIAARMGKLNVKIALTKILTNYNLETRQQKREIEFTVYGVPLLSKGGVPIKLSKKK, encoded by the exons ATGATTGTAATAGTATATCTGCTGGGGGCGGTCGCACTTCTGTATATCTATCTGAAATGGACCTTCAGTTTCTGGCAGCGCAAGGGTTTCCCTTCAACCGTAGGAACCATACCCTTCGGCGCCTTGGACTCGGTGCGCAGGAACAAACGTTCCTTCGGCTTGGCCATCTATGACATGTACCTATCAACAACAAAGCCATTTTTGGGTATCTATCTGACGCTGAGGCCGGCGCTGTTGGTGCGCGATGCACAGCTGGTGCACGACATGATGGTCAAGGATTTTGCCAGTTTCCACGATCGCGGTGTTTACGTGGACGAAAAACACGATCCCCTTTCGGCAAATCTTTTCTCAATGGAGGGCAAGAGCTGGAAGACAATGCGCACCAAGTTGACGCCCTCGTTTACATCTGGCAAACTTAAGGGCATGTTTGGTACCGCGGAGGATGTTGCGGACAAGATGTTGGcccatttaaatgcaaaaatacagcAGTCGGGCACTGTGGAAATCGATGTAAAGAACTTGATGTCATG CTTTGTGATTGACATTATTGCCTCGACCATATTTGGCCTGGATGTGGACAGCTTTTCACAACCCGACAACGATCTGcgtcgcataagtaaagcggTTACCCAGAACACTGCCAAAAACATTCTGCGTGGAACTACATCCTTTTTATATCCCGG CGTGGAGAAAATCTTTAATCGTCTGGGCTGGAAATTGGATGGCGTGGAAGACATGCGCCAGCTGGTACATCATACCATTTCAATGAGGGAGAAGAGCAAAGTGGAGCGCCGTGACTTAATGCAGCTTCTGCTTCAGCTGCGTAACACTGGAGAGGTTAGCAAGGATGACAGCATTTGGTCGGCAAAGGCCACCGTGGATACGTTTAAGGCCCTATCCAAAGATAACGTTGCTGCCCAGCTGTTCCTGTTTTTTGTGGCTGGCTATGAAACGACTGCATCAACAGCCGCATTTACTCTGTACGAGCTGGCGCAGAATCCGGACGTACTGGCCAAGTTGTTGGACGACATTAACCAGTCGCTGGCCAAGCACAACGGAGTGCTTAACTATGACGCTATACAGGACATGAAGTATTTGGAACTGTGCATTATGG AGACCACTCGCAAATATCCCGCGCTACCGATACTCAATCGTATGTGCAACCAGGACTATCCTCTGCCAAATAGCAATCTGGTCCTTAAGAAGGGCACCGAAATTATCATTTCGCTGCTGGGCATGCATCGCGATGGGGAATACTTCCCGGATCCGCTCAGCTATCAGCCAGAACGCTTCACTGAAGAGCATAAGAACTACAACCCCATCGCTTATATGCCCTTCGGTGTTGGACCGCGTCAGTGCATTG CGGCTAGAATGGGCAAGCTGAACGTCAAGATTGCGTTGACCAAAATACTTACGAACTATAACTTAGAAACGCGCCAGCAAAAACGTGAGATCGAGTTCACTGTGTACGGAGTTCCCCTGCTCTCAAAGGGAGGTGTTCCTATAAAGCTCTCCAAGAAAAAATAG